TAGGCTAAAGACAATTGTTGATGCAGATAGAATATTTGTTATTAAAGATGGCAAATTAAATTCTTATGGTACTCATGAAGAACTATTAAAGTCATCAGAACTTTATAAGGAAATGTATGCTGCAAATTTAAGGGGTGATGAAAATGCTTAATGTGTTTAAAAAGATATGGAATTTTTCAAAAGAAGAACAGGTATATATTAAGAAATCTATTCTCGCTGGATTTTTGCACGCAGTATTTAATGCCCTTGAATTTGGTGCAATTTACTATATGCTAGTAAATATATTTTCTAAAACTTTAGACTATAAGGCTATCTTTGTTTGTCTTGGAATATTAGTTATATCCCTTGTTGGAAAGATAATGACACAAAAATCATCACAAATGGCACAAACACACGCTGGATATTTTATGGCAGCTCATAAGAGGATAGAAATAGGAGAAAAAATAAAAAGAGTTCCTATGGGTTTCTTTTCAAGCTTTTCACTAGGAAGATTAACTACTATTGCTACATCTTCACTTTCCCAAGCAGAAATGTGGGTGCCTATGCTTTTGGTTCTTGTACTTGGTGGAGTTTTAAATACTCTAGTCTTTGTCCTTGGAACTTTAATTTTTAACGTAAAGGTAGGACTGGTTGCTGTAGCAGGTGTAATAGTATTCTTTATAGTTACATCAATGATGGAGAAAAAATCATCAGCTAATGCAGACAAGATGACAGAAACACAAACAAGACTTACAAAAGAAGTATTAGCAACTTTACAAGGTATGCAGGTTATAAAATCCTATAATCTTGGTGGAGAAAATAACAGGGCTTTAAGAAAGTCTATAAAAGATACATCAAATATACTTTTAGATTTAGAAATATCTGTAGCACCATACACAGTAATTCAAAGAATTGTAATGGGAATAACAACAGTGGCTATGGTCTATTTATCATTAAAATTAAATTTATCTGGTGAACTTCCACTTGCTGAAACAATTCTTATGATTATGGCATCCTTTATTATCTTTGAAGGCTTAATCGGAGCAGGATCAAACATGGCAATCCTAAGAGCATGCGAAAATGCCATAGATTCTGTAGGTTTTATCGACTCTATGCCTGATATGAGAAAAGGAAGTATTACAGAGCCTATAAAAAATCATGATATAGTCTTTAAAAATGTCAGCTTTTCTTATGATGATAGACCAATTTTAAAAAATGTATCAGCAGAGATAAAAGAAAATACTATGACTGCCATAGTTGGTCCATCTGGATCTGGTAAAACAACATTTTGTAATCTAATAGCGAGATTTTGGGATGTAAATTCTGGTGAAATTTTAATCGGAGGAAAGAATATTAAGGACTATAAGATAGAAAACTTAATGAATTCTATTTCCATGGTATTTCAAGATGTATATCTATTTGAGGATACAATTGAAAATAATATAAAATTTGGAAAACAAAATGCAAGTCATGAAGAAGTAGTTCAAGCTGCAAAGAAGGCAAGGTGCCATGAATTTATAGAAGCTTTACCAGAAGGATATGACACTATTATCGGAGAAGGTGGAGCAAGTCTATCGGGTGGAGAAAAACAAAGGATCTCCATAGCTAGAGCCATGCTAAAAGATGCGGACATCATAATCTTTGATGAAGCCACAGCAAGTATAGATCCAGAAAATGAAGATAAGCTTAAAGAAGCAATAGAATCATTAACAAAAAACAAAACAGTAATTATGATTGCCCACAGACTAAAGACAATTAGAAATGCTGACCAGATTTTAGTCTTAAAAGATGGAGAAATAGTAGAACGTGGAAATCACGAAGAACTGATTAAAAATAATGGACTTTATTCTGACCTTATAAATGCAAAAGCTAAGGCGGAATCATGGAAATTAAATAATTGATAGAAAGAAATATTAAAGTCTTTGAACAGGAAAATTTAGATTAGAGGATTTATGTCTAGTAGCATAAGTCCTCATTTTTTTATGCTTAAATTAATCATTGAAACTCAAAAATATTATAGAAAAATAAAAATTCTGGTTACCAAAGAGGGCAAATTTCACTTTATAAGGTGAGGGGTATTTTGTCATCTTTCTATAAAATCAAAATACTTTAAAGTGTGAATATTTTTGAAATTGATTATGTGAGATTAGTATATTTCAAATTCATTCCACTTACCAAGTTAAAAAAAACAACTTACATAGGAGGTAAAAATGCAAGCAATAAAGATTTATAGCATGAGAGTTGCTATGTTATGTAGGCTTTATGATCTTAAATTAATTAATGAGAAGGAATATACAAAAATTAAGAACAGGTTAGAAAATGATTATAAGAAGAGAGATAGAAAGTAGTTAATCTTGTGATATAATAACACTGTAGAAAGATACAAAATGGGAAGGAGGTAAAATGAATACTAAAGTAAAATTAATAAAAGCTTCAAATTTAGGAGCAAGAAATAGAAATGCACTACATTTAGATTTAAAACGTGTTGCAGCGTATTGTAGAGTAAGTACAGATAGTAAAGACCAACTTGAATCATATAAATCGCAAGTTGATTATTACACAAATCTAATAAAAAATAATAAGAACTGGACTTTGGCTGGTATATATGCAGATGAAGCAACAACAGGAACAACTGCAACTAAAAGAGCAGATTTCATGAGGCTAATAAGTGATTGCCAAAATGGAGATATAGACATGATAATTACTAAATCTATATCAAGATTTGCTAGAAATACATTAGATACCTTAAAGTATGTAAGGCTTCTAAAGGAAAATAATGTTGGTGTAGTATTTGAAGAAGAAAATATAGATACTTTGACAATGGATGGAGAGTTACTATTAACAATATTAAGTTCAGTAGCTCAACAAGAAGTAGAAAATACCTCAGCCCATGTGAAAAAAGGACTGAAAATGAAAATGGAAAAAGGGGAACTTATTGGTTTTCAAGGTTGCCTTGGATACGACTATGACCCTATAACAAAAAGTATCTCTATAAATGAAGAAGAAGCCAAAATTGTTAGATATATCTTTAAAAGATATTTAGAAGGCAATGGTGGTTCGGTCATTGGTAGGGAACTAGAAGAACAAGGATATCTCACCCCTAGAGGTAAAACAAAATGGTCTGATACTACAGTGTTAGGGGTAATTAAGAATGAAAAGTATATTGGCGATATACTAATGGGAAAAACTTTTACAGTTGATCCAATAACAAAAAGAAGACTAGCAAATTTTGGAGAATCTGATAAATACCATATTGAAAATCATCACGAGGCAATTATATCAAAAGAAGATTTTGAGAAGGCTCAGGAGATTAGACTCAGGAGAGCACAAAATAGAAACACCATTGCTAATAAGGATAGAAAAAGAGAGAAACTATCAAGGCAATATGCTTTTTCAAGTATGCTTGAATGTGGATTTTGTGGTGAAATACTTTCAAGAAGAACATGGCACACTAGTTCAATTTATAAAAAAATTAACTGGCAATGTGTAAAGTCAACTAAAAAAGGTAAAAAATATTGCCCTCATTCAAAAGGAATACAAGAAGCAGCAATAGAAAAAGCATTTGTTGAAAGCTATAGGCAATTATGCCATGCAGATTCAACAATAATAGATGACTTTTTAAAGATTGTTGAAGAAGAAATAAATGATGAGACTTTGGTCAAAGATTTGAAAAAGTTAGAAAATCAATTAAATAGAATCATTAGTCAAGAAAGAAAGTTAGTTGATCTTCATTTAGAAGATAGTATAGACGAAGAAGTTTATGCCAAAAAGTATAAAAAACTTACAAAACAAAAAGAAGAATTACTTGATGAAAAGAAAACACTGGAACTAACGATAAAAGATGAAGACTCTATTAAAGAAAGATTAAAGCAATTTAAAAAGGTCTTAGAAAATAGAGAAATTATAGAGGAATTTAACAGAACAGTATTTGAAAGCATAGTTGATAAAGTTGTGGTGGGTAGAATTGACAAAGACGGAACAGTTCATCCATATGACTTAACATTCTATTTCAAAACAGGAGTTAAAGATAGTCAAGATTCTAATAACTTTAAAGACAAAAGAAAAAATGCCAAAGACAATGACATTAATAAATTGTGTTCCTACAAGAATGACGAGGATAAAAAATTATGTTCCCAATCAAAAGACAACGCATGTGGAGACGGTAGCTCTGTTGTCCAAACTAAACACAGAACATCATTTAGATATAGAAATAGGGGAAGATGAATTATCTGAAATTGACTTTTCAAAAGACGCAACTTATGGAGAAATTAAAAAGTATGTGTTAGATAAATACGGACTAAAAGTTTCAAGCCTATATATCGCACAAGTAAAAAGGAAACATGGTCTAATAGAGAGAGAAAATTATAATTTTAGTAAGAAAGAAAATCAAAGAGTGCCAAATTGCCCAGAAGAAAAAGAAAAAGCAATCGAAGATGCTTTAGAGCATTTTGGAATGATTTAAATAATATCTAAGATTGAAAATTTTAAAATTAAGACTTAAAAACTTTAAGATTAAAAAGATATGTACTTCTTATATAACCTAAGAAGATTAATTGAAAATCAGGGGAACGATGATGGTAAAATAAAAAATTTTAACAACTAAAGAAGAATTAGGCATTATTGCCAAAGAGGTTTTTATGAAGTTAAAAATACTGAAAAAGACTTGTTAGAATTGAAAATTTTAGATCATTGTGCAGGGTTTCGTGTCATAATAGTGATAGAGGCAAATAGTTATGTAAATATAAAGAGTTCAAGACTTCTACCAAAGTTTAAAACTCAAAAAATAAATAGTTGGTGTGCTGCTTAGAGTAAACATTTTGATAATGTGGATGCGAAACAAAAAGAGATAATCAGACTTCGTAAAAAATTGAAACAGGTTGAAATGGAGAATGATATTTTAAAGCAAGCTGCACTACTGTTAGGCAAAAAATAGACCTCATTATCTCGAACCGAGATAAATATAACATTAGTGCAATGTGTAGACTACTTGGGGTCACAAGAAGTTTAGTCTATTATCATTTGAACAAAGAAAAAGATGTGAAATTAGATGAAGATGAAAAACTAATAGAAGAAATAAAAGAAATATTCAGAAGAAGTAGAAACAACTATGGAACACGCAAAATAAAAAAAGAACTAGGGAAAATTGGATATAAAATATCGAGAAGAAAAATAGGCCGAATAATGAAGAAAAATGGCCTAGTCTCAAACTATACAGTAGCACAATATAAAGTAATAAGATCCAAATGCAACGAAGAAGACATCCCTAACCTTTTAAATAGATAATTTGACAATAGAGACTATTTAGAAGCAATAGTAAGCAACCTAACATATGTAAGAGTAGGAAAAACATGGAATTATATATGTTTAATAATAGACTTAAACAGCCGTGAAATAATAGGATACTCATCAGGTAAAAACAAAGATGCAAATCTAGTAGCAGAAGCATTTTACTCAATAAGGCATCCACTAAATCGTATAAAAATATTTCACACAGATAGAGGAAGAGAATTTAAAAATATAAAAATAGAAGAAATATTAAATGTATTTGGGATAAAAAGATCGCTAAGTAAAAAAGGAAGCCCATATGATAACGCAGTAAGCGAAGCAGTCAATAAAGTAATGATGACAGAATTCATATATCAGGAGAACTTTACTAATTTCCAAGAACTTAATCTAAAATTAGCAGAATACGTATATTGGTATAATAACCTAAGAATTCATGGATCTTTAGGATATAAAACACCAGTAGAATATAGAAAAGCAGAATAAAAAGCTCTGGAAGTTTCATAAATTAAATAAAATATATGAACAGACTGTCAAGGGCAAATTTCAACTAAATTTGGGCGAAGCCTTTACCCTTGATTGTCTGAGAATATATTTTATAATCTAAAGAAACTTTCAAGCTTGATAATGTTCGGTTATAAATTGTCTAAAAAAGGGTTGCCATTCCATGTATTTGGGTTCATTAGAAGAATGCCGAGCAATGGGTAACATGACGCTGATGTGTTTATACACAAAAAAGCTACACGTGCGTTGGCTGACAACAGGAAGCTAAGTAAATTAACACCAGCTAAAATGTTTGACGCTATTAATAAATGACAAGTATATGAAATTGGTTTTACCTAGTTTAAAAAAGAAATTATAATGAAAATATGGAGGCTAAGAATATGAAGATTAATAATGAATGTTGTTGTGGATGCAAAACAGAAAAGCCGGATCAAATTAAAGACAATTGTCCTGTATGTAATAATGAAGGGATTTCCGTTAGTAAAGTAACTGTTGAACATCTAGTGGTAGATGATTATCGTAATGCTGTTAATGGAGATCAATATAAGATTTGCATGAACGAGGACTGCGACGTTGTTTACTATAACTTAGATAATGAAATAAAATTCTTGAAAGACCAAGTTAGAGTTCCTATCTGGTTTAAGAAAGATGCAGATCCTAAGTATGCTTGTTATTGTAGCGAAGTCACAGAAAATCAGGTAATTGAAGCAGTTGTAAAGCATGGCGCGAAATCCGTAAAAGAAGTAAATGCCATCACTGGGGCAATGAAAAATTCTAATTGTAAAGAAAACAATCCGTTGGGAGTTTGTTGTCATAAGATTATTCAGGAAGCTATCGATAAAGGCTTGAAAATGAAATAATTACAGTCGATATGTTCCTACAAACGAGAGCCAATCTTTGATATGTTTCCATCTACGAGCGTGGATATGTTCCCCATAACCATAGGGGTTGAGACGGTAGCACTTTTGTCCAAACTTGATGTCGATAAGCATATAAATATTGAAATTGAGCTAGATGAGCTTGATTTGACAAGTGCTGAAAGTAAGGCAACATATGCTCAAATCAAAGAATATGTTTGGAATAAATTTGAATTAAAAGTTTCGACATTATATATTGCACAGATAAAAAAGAAATGTGGAATAGAATTACGAGAACATTACAACAAGTCTAAAAAGGAGAAACAAATTATTCCACAGTGTACTCCTGAAAAAGAAGAAGCCATCATGGATGCCTTGAGACACTTCAAAATGATTTGATAGAAAAGAATAGCAGCATACGACTTTCTGCATTTATTACATTCCTACTTGGTATAGGAACAGCTATTATTCCTTTCTTGCAAGGTATCAATTAGAAAATAGACTCAATATAAAGATTGATAGGATCATTTTTATATTAAAAGGAGTGTTGAAATGCTTGATAAAAGCAATAAAAAATTTTGGGATAAATTTGCTAAGCTATATGCTCCTTGCATGAAAAAAACAAAGGAGTATATGATAGAGTTTGCGAATACATTCGTCCTCATTTGAATAAAGACATGGAGGTGCTTGAATTTGCTTGTGGGTTTCGTGTTATAATTATGACAAGGGCAGATAGTAACGATGAATACAGGATTTTAGCGTCTCTACAAAAAAATAAAATTGAAAAAGTAGGTTAATAAAATGGAAAAATACGTAAAGTTTAATCAGAATAGATGGAACAATGTTTCAAGGAAAAAAGGAAATCCCTATACGGTTCCATTGACAAGTGAAGAGTATAAAGAAGCAATAGAAAATGAATTAAGTGTAGGGTTAACTGTTGGTAAGACAGTTCCTACTGAGTGGTTTGAAAAAGCTAAAGGAAAAAAATTGCTAGGATTGGCTTGTGGAGGCGGGCAACAAGGACCAATTTTTGCAGGAAAAGGCTATGAAACTACAATAATGGATTTTTCTGAAGAACAATTGACGAAAGATAGATTAGTAGCTGAACGAGAAAATATTCAAATTGATACTGTTCATGCAGATATGACTAAACTTTTTCCTTTTGAGGATGAAAGTTTTGATATCATTTTTTGTCCTGTATCGAATGCTTACATTTCTGACTTAGAAAACATGTGGAAAGAGTCATATAGAGTTCTAAAAAAGGGCGGACTATTGATGGTTGGTTATATGAACCCATGGATCTATATGTATGACGGTGATGATGTTTGGGATTCCCCAGATAAAGAACTATTGCTGAAATATTCCTTACCTTATGATTCAAGTGAACTAGAAAAACAAGGAAATATTGAAATCAATCCAGAATACGGTTATGAGTTTAGTCATACACTAGAATCACAAATCGGAGGTCAGTTAAAGGTTGGCTTTGCTATGATCGATTTTTATGAATCAAAGGATAATAGAAACAGATTATCAAAATATGGAAGTGATTATTTAGCAAATTTGTGCATAAAACTATAAACATAAAATAAATATCCACGGTAATCCTCCTGAACTAGAATTTATATGACCATGAAAGTATTGGATTTGCTTATGATGTACCAGGTGGAGTAAGATCTTTCTTATCTTATAAATTCGATATTACAAAGCATAAGAATTACAAGTTATTGGAAGATTATGATGAGAGAAATGTTTTTGATATTGAAAAGTATGTTACACGAAAGGGTAAAGCTAAGATAAATGGTAATACAGTGATAACCAGATTGTAATATTTACTGTAAGAGTCTACACATGCGAGGGACTATATTATATAATAGAACTAGAGAAATTAGAATTTGTGTAGGAGAAAATGATGGATAAATTAAGAAAAGAAATTGCAATTCAGCAGAAAAAAGGATTACCATTTATCATGGCATCGGTGATTATATGGCTTCTGATAGTACTTGTGTCAATTTTAGATATCAATATGAATATGAAAAATTTATTGGTGTTTTGCTGTTCATGCCCATTATTACCGCTGTCTTGGCTAATTGGTAAACTTATAAAGGTGGATATCTTTTCAAAACAAAATCCACTTGGACAATTAGGCTTCATTTTCACCTTAAATCAAATGGTTTATTTATTAATCGTTATGTGGGTGTTTAGTGCGGTTCCGGAAAAGATGATTATGGTATACGCTATGGTGTTTGGAGCACATTTATTTCCATATTCATGGTTGTATCAATCAAAGGGATATACAGTTGCTGCAATTTCCATTCCGATGATTTCTTTGATTTTAGGATGTGCATTAAACGGCACAACGGTTGCTGTTGCGGCATGTATTATTGAGATAGTATTTGCTTGTGTATTACATATGGAATTAAAGAAAATGGGAGATAACTAAAACAAATCCCAGTTTGTCGAGCCAAATAATTAAATAGAAACGCAAGAGATGATAGATAATTAAACTCTATCGTCTTTTTTTATACTCAAAATTAGGAGATTAAAATGGTAAGGATAAGAAGTCTAACTTAAAACAATTTAATATATAAGACAGTTAGCGATTGAAATATAAGTTCAGTCCCTTTTTTAATTGAAATTTATAAATTAAGGAGAAGAAATTAATGGATAGAGAAATGATAAATATTAATGAAATTAAGTTAAGGAAGCTAAATTTTCAGAATTTGAAAAGGATGGAGAAAGTGTTCAAGTAGCAAATTTTGCTCTTGTTAAAAAATATGGAACAAATGGAGAAAGAATAATAAATAGAAAATCATTATAGAAACATAAATGATATTTCAAAAGACATAAAATTTTAATAGTGAAACTTTGAAAGGGATAGCAGAAATGTTATCTCTTTTTTAATACAAGAAAGGAAATTAATATGAAAAAATTAGAACAAATAAGACAAGAGTCAAAAGAAATAAAAGATAAAATTGATAATACACAAGAAAGATTAAGGCAACTAAAAAATCAAGAAAAGAAGATATTAAAACAAGACATAGTGAAAATAAGAAAAGAAAGAACTCATAGGCTCATAACAAGAGGAGCAATCTTAGAAAGCCTTATAGAAAATGCAGAAGAACTAACAGATGAAGAAATAAAAATCCTACTAGAAGAAGCAACAAAGACAAAAGAATTTAAAGAAACACTAAAAATAATCAGAGAAAATTAAGTAAAATAAAATAATCAAATCTCCCTTAGATTTTCTAAGGGCGCAATTATACACCCTAAAGGGTGCTTGCGTGCCTTTAGAGCCAAACCCTTGCAGGGAGCAAAACCATTCGCTTTTTAAAAGTCAAGGGTAAATAAACTCGCTAAGGCTCGCCCTTGACTTTTAAAATTTGAAATGAACAAAACAATTAAGCCGACATACTGAAACAACAAAAATTAATTCAGTAGTCGGCTTTTTTAATTCTATCATTTCAAAACGCTCGTTCACAAAGTGGATATAAAAATCTATTAAGCCTCCACCTAAAACAACAAAAAAAGAAAGGAAGTGATAAAAAATGGCAGACAGTTTTCATTTTTCAGTAAACATAATATCAAGAGGAAAAGGAAAAAGTGCAGTAGCAAGTGCAGCATATATAAGTGGAGAAAAAATAAAAAATGAATGGGACGGAGTAACCCATGACTACACCAAAAAACAAGGAGTAATTAGCAAAGAAATATTTTTACCAGATCACGCACCAGAAGAATATAAAGACCGAAAAACCTTGTGGAACTCGGTAGAACTATTTGAGAAAAACTCTAATGCCCAACTTGCAAGAAACTTCATCATATCCCTACCAAAAGAGTTAAGCATAGAAGAAAATAAAAAGATGATAGAAGAATATGTTCAAAACAATTTTGTAAAAGAGGGAATGATAGTAGACCTAGCAATTCATGATGAAAGTAGAGAGGGAAATCAAAACATTCATGCTCATATAATGACCATAGTAAGACCAATAAATGAAGATGGAACATGGGGGCAAAAAAGTAAAAAAGAATATATTCTAGATGAAAAAGGAGAAAAAGTATTAAACAAAAATGGAAAACCAAAGACAAGAAAAGTAGAACTAACAACCTGGAATGATAAGGGCAATGTAGAAAAATGGAGAGAAAATTTTTCAGACCTTTGCAATGAATATCTAGCAAAAAATAATATAGAAAAAAGAGTAGACCATAGGAGTTTTAAAAGACAAGGCATAAAACAAATACCAACAATACATCTAGGAGCAAGTGCTAGTGCAATGGAAAGAAAAGGAATAAGAACAGAAAAAGGAGATATAAATCGTGAAATAAAAAAACAGAATGAACTATTAAAAAATATAGGCAATGAAATAAAGAAAATAACATCCTGGCTAGCAGGCTTCAAATATAAGCTAAAAGAATCATATAGGGAATATAAAGACCAAAGTAAAAAGCAAATAGAAAATGAATCAGGACTCTTTAACCTCTATGAATATTTAAGCTTCTATCAAGAAATGCAAGAAAATAATAGAGCTGAATTATCATTTTATGGGAAAAGAAACAAAGCAATCTATGATCTAAAAAGATATGCAAGTGGAATAAATTATCTAAGAGAAAATAAAATAAAAACCATATCAGACTTACAAGGGCATATAAGCGCCCTAAGAAGTAAAAACTCTGAA
This sequence is a window from Anaerococcus prevotii DSM 20548. Protein-coding genes within it:
- a CDS encoding ABC transporter ATP-binding protein; amino-acid sequence: MLNVFKKIWNFSKEEQVYIKKSILAGFLHAVFNALEFGAIYYMLVNIFSKTLDYKAIFVCLGILVISLVGKIMTQKSSQMAQTHAGYFMAAHKRIEIGEKIKRVPMGFFSSFSLGRLTTIATSSLSQAEMWVPMLLVLVLGGVLNTLVFVLGTLIFNVKVGLVAVAGVIVFFIVTSMMEKKSSANADKMTETQTRLTKEVLATLQGMQVIKSYNLGGENNRALRKSIKDTSNILLDLEISVAPYTVIQRIVMGITTVAMVYLSLKLNLSGELPLAETILMIMASFIIFEGLIGAGSNMAILRACENAIDSVGFIDSMPDMRKGSITEPIKNHDIVFKNVSFSYDDRPILKNVSAEIKENTMTAIVGPSGSGKTTFCNLIARFWDVNSGEILIGGKNIKDYKIENLMNSISMVFQDVYLFEDTIENNIKFGKQNASHEEVVQAAKKARCHEFIEALPEGYDTIIGEGGASLSGGEKQRISIARAMLKDADIIIFDEATASIDPENEDKLKEAIESLTKNKTVIMIAHRLKTIRNADQILVLKDGEIVERGNHEELIKNNGLYSDLINAKAKAESWKLNN
- a CDS encoding recombinase family protein is translated as MNTKVKLIKASNLGARNRNALHLDLKRVAAYCRVSTDSKDQLESYKSQVDYYTNLIKNNKNWTLAGIYADEATTGTTATKRADFMRLISDCQNGDIDMIITKSISRFARNTLDTLKYVRLLKENNVGVVFEEENIDTLTMDGELLLTILSSVAQQEVENTSAHVKKGLKMKMEKGELIGFQGCLGYDYDPITKSISINEEEAKIVRYIFKRYLEGNGGSVIGRELEEQGYLTPRGKTKWSDTTVLGVIKNEKYIGDILMGKTFTVDPITKRRLANFGESDKYHIENHHEAIISKEDFEKAQEIRLRRAQNRNTIANKDRKREKLSRQYAFSSMLECGFCGEILSRRTWHTSSIYKKINWQCVKSTKKGKKYCPHSKGIQEAAIEKAFVESYRQLCHADSTIIDDFLKIVEEEINDETLVKDLKKLENQLNRIISQERKLVDLHLEDSIDEEVYAKKYKKLTKQKEELLDEKKTLELTIKDEDSIKERLKQFKKVLENREIIEEFNRTVFESIVDKVVVGRIDKDGTVHPYDLTFYFKTGVKDSQDSNNFKDKRKNAKDNDINKLCSYKNDEDKKLCSQSKDNACGDGSSVVQTKHRTSFRYRNRGR
- a CDS encoding Csac_0668 family 2Fe-2S cluster-binding (seleno)protein; translation: MKINNECCCGCKTEKPDQIKDNCPVCNNEGISVSKVTVEHLVVDDYRNAVNGDQYKICMNEDCDVVYYNLDNEIKFLKDQVRVPIWFKKDADPKYACYCSEVTENQVIEAVVKHGAKSVKEVNAITGAMKNSNCKENNPLGVCCHKIIQEAIDKGLKMK
- a CDS encoding class I SAM-dependent methyltransferase; its protein translation is MEKYVKFNQNRWNNVSRKKGNPYTVPLTSEEYKEAIENELSVGLTVGKTVPTEWFEKAKGKKLLGLACGGGQQGPIFAGKGYETTIMDFSEEQLTKDRLVAERENIQIDTVHADMTKLFPFEDESFDIIFCPVSNAYISDLENMWKESYRVLKKGGLLMVGYMNPWIYMYDGDDVWDSPDKELLLKYSLPYDSSELEKQGNIEINPEYGYEFSHTLESQIGGQLKVGFAMIDFYESKDNRNRLSKYGSDYLANLCIKL
- a CDS encoding DUF7010 family protein, with amino-acid sequence MMDKLRKEIAIQQKKGLPFIMASVIIWLLIVLVSILDINMNMKNLLVFCCSCPLLPLSWLIGKLIKVDIFSKQNPLGQLGFIFTLNQMVYLLIVMWVFSAVPEKMIMVYAMVFGAHLFPYSWLYQSKGYTVAAISIPMISLILGCALNGTTVAVAACIIEIVFACVLHMELKKMGDN
- a CDS encoding DUF3847 domain-containing protein: MKKLEQIRQESKEIKDKIDNTQERLRQLKNQEKKILKQDIVKIRKERTHRLITRGAILESLIENAEELTDEEIKILLEEATKTKEFKETLKIIREN
- the mobQ gene encoding MobQ family relaxase, whose product is MADSFHFSVNIISRGKGKSAVASAAYISGEKIKNEWDGVTHDYTKKQGVISKEIFLPDHAPEEYKDRKTLWNSVELFEKNSNAQLARNFIISLPKELSIEENKKMIEEYVQNNFVKEGMIVDLAIHDESREGNQNIHAHIMTIVRPINEDGTWGQKSKKEYILDEKGEKVLNKNGKPKTRKVELTTWNDKGNVEKWRENFSDLCNEYLAKNNIEKRVDHRSFKRQGIKQIPTIHLGASASAMERKGIRTEKGDINREIKKQNELLKNIGNEIKKITSWLAGFKYKLKESYREYKDQSKKQIENESGLFNLYEYLSFYQEMQENNRAELSFYGKRNKAIYDLKRYASGINYLRENKIKTISDLQGHISALRSKNSEIYKTIKENSQKIEDLNKCLAYAKTVRKTKATYQEYESKKIFKESFYKNNQKEIDQYIRARTLIEKISGKKNLREKEWLGEIKNLEDEISKLNTESEKIRERYKEINHIKYAVEVVNEEYGIDLSIEIDKAIKRGEKESIIKKIKEYKQDSDNFNKKRQMTKDYYKNQER